From Acidimicrobiales bacterium, one genomic window encodes:
- a CDS encoding vWA domain-containing protein, producing MTAATDPLLAALAARLAGRLMLDLARSGPSDSRGIGRLVSSPADRAEGDLDVDASLDALVQARAGRHAVAADELRVRHWTKPTMALSLLVDRSGSMSGDRLAIAAVAAAACSWRAPTDWSVLGFSERQLALKSQDDDRPPAAVVNDLLRLRGRGTTDLDAALRSSARQLERSRAKRRVTILLSDCRATSGVDPVAAARRLDELCIIAPADDADDAADFARRTGARFTVVERAFDIPAALARVL from the coding sequence ATGACCGCGGCCACCGATCCGCTCCTCGCCGCGCTGGCCGCACGACTGGCCGGGCGGCTCATGCTCGATCTCGCCCGTTCGGGTCCGAGCGACAGCCGCGGGATCGGCCGACTGGTCTCGTCCCCGGCCGATCGGGCCGAGGGCGACCTCGATGTCGATGCCAGCCTCGACGCCCTCGTGCAGGCGCGCGCCGGACGCCATGCCGTCGCTGCGGACGAGTTGCGTGTCCGGCACTGGACCAAGCCGACGATGGCGCTCTCGCTGCTCGTCGATCGCAGTGGCTCGATGAGCGGCGATCGCCTCGCGATCGCGGCGGTCGCCGCGGCGGCGTGCTCGTGGCGCGCGCCCACGGACTGGTCCGTGCTCGGGTTCTCCGAGCGCCAACTCGCGCTGAAGTCCCAGGACGACGACCGTCCGCCGGCGGCGGTGGTCAACGACCTGCTCCGACTCCGGGGTCGTGGTACGACCGATCTCGATGCCGCGCTGCGGAGCTCGGCCCGGCAACTCGAACGGTCCCGCGCCAAGCGGCGGGTGACGATCCTGCTCTCCGACTGCCGGGCCACGAGCGGCGTCGACCCCGTGGCGGCAGCACGTCGCCTCGACGAGCTGTGCATCATCGCCCCGGCCGACGACGCCGATGACGCGGCCGACTTCGCCCGTCGCACTGGTGCGCGGTTCACGGTGGTCGAGCGGGCGTTCGACATCCCGGCCGCACTCGCCCGTGTGCTCTGA
- a CDS encoding acyltransferase family protein, producing the protein MSAAAESRVPAADSVPSRPGRQVRAFGGYQPGFDGVRGYALVCMLLYHAELGPIDGAFFALSLFFTLSGFLITSILLDDRRQAGRVDFGRFWSRRVRRLAPAAILGLLAAVVFGATVATRSQAEKLPSEVFGVVFYIVNWTFIATEQSYADLFASPSPVQHYWSLAIEEQFYLIIPLAFAALLSRNVSHRAIFSVFASLAVLSTLWTAWLSSVGTDIDRMYYGTDTRVAEVAVGIALAVAMDRRGAVFPERVKNALAVVGVVVVASMAWMWTSFTLLDAFAYRGGLLLNGVLTGILILVLIADRGPVPFVLGLKPMVWLGRMSYGIYIFHWPIFLWLTEERTGLDPWPNFALRIGVTLVVSLASFHLVETPIRKGATLGLSVRGLRMAYPIAGIALVVGAGLTANLDGDDPLATLREDGRSTRVPVATADGVLDIVVIHSAANSEIVDALEGVIADEEQIRLAGRDVFRCEGGVVEIDVGATCANWSTEWPGLIDAHDPDVVVLLVEGWDGDDLAELGADERSTAARLLGAGFDLLTANGASVVVTGSGQPYEVELLREFTPLYRSFVDLGGRSDVNVVQGSMPDPDAVSEAEYLDRSAQAIIDLGALYQRADRADATRVMVIGDSQARSLGYGLERWGANHGVWVWNAATNGCGLADDGYKYGGGEEEPIRDECLAARANLPDQVRSFDPEVVIVLSSVWDTGDRRLDGWPERRSIGDPEFDDYLTQEYIDVVDTVTETGARVVWMLAPCLDTGGANDPGAVDTGGFGDNAREVLDGEILPAVAAVYPEKVRLYDLDAVLCPGGDPLREADGISPIRADGVHFNVEGSGWFAETYGADVLELEGLDG; encoded by the coding sequence ATGTCCGCTGCCGCGGAGAGCCGTGTTCCGGCAGCTGATTCCGTCCCGTCGCGGCCCGGGCGGCAGGTACGTGCGTTCGGGGGCTACCAACCGGGTTTCGACGGGGTGCGAGGGTACGCACTCGTCTGCATGCTGCTGTACCACGCAGAACTCGGGCCGATCGATGGTGCGTTCTTCGCGCTCTCGCTCTTCTTCACCCTGTCCGGCTTCCTGATCACGTCGATCCTGCTGGATGACCGACGTCAGGCGGGAAGAGTCGACTTCGGTCGCTTCTGGAGCCGTCGTGTTCGGCGTCTCGCCCCTGCCGCGATCCTCGGGCTTCTCGCCGCGGTCGTCTTCGGGGCGACGGTTGCGACGCGGTCACAGGCGGAGAAGTTGCCGAGCGAGGTCTTCGGGGTCGTCTTCTACATCGTCAACTGGACCTTCATCGCGACGGAGCAGTCCTACGCCGATCTCTTTGCATCACCTTCGCCGGTGCAGCACTACTGGTCGCTCGCCATCGAAGAGCAGTTCTACCTGATCATCCCGCTGGCGTTCGCCGCCCTGCTCTCGCGGAACGTCTCCCATCGGGCGATCTTCTCGGTCTTCGCGTCGCTGGCCGTGTTGTCGACGCTCTGGACGGCTTGGTTGTCCTCCGTCGGCACCGACATCGACCGGATGTACTACGGCACGGACACCCGGGTGGCCGAAGTCGCGGTCGGTATCGCCCTCGCCGTCGCCATGGACCGGCGCGGTGCGGTCTTCCCCGAGCGGGTCAAGAACGCGCTGGCCGTCGTCGGAGTGGTGGTCGTGGCGTCGATGGCGTGGATGTGGACGAGTTTCACGCTGCTCGACGCGTTCGCCTACCGGGGAGGGCTGCTCCTCAACGGGGTGCTCACCGGAATCCTCATCCTCGTCCTCATCGCCGATCGTGGCCCTGTTCCGTTCGTCCTCGGCCTGAAGCCGATGGTGTGGTTGGGCCGGATGAGCTACGGCATCTACATCTTCCACTGGCCGATCTTCCTCTGGTTGACCGAGGAGCGGACGGGTCTCGACCCCTGGCCCAACTTCGCGCTGCGGATCGGGGTCACCCTGGTCGTGTCGCTGGCGTCGTTCCATCTGGTCGAGACCCCGATCAGGAAGGGGGCGACCCTCGGCCTGTCGGTGCGCGGCCTGCGAATGGCCTACCCGATCGCGGGTATCGCCCTGGTCGTCGGAGCCGGCCTCACCGCGAACCTCGACGGCGACGATCCGCTCGCCACTCTGCGTGAGGATGGTCGGTCCACCCGCGTTCCGGTGGCGACGGCCGACGGCGTGCTCGACATCGTCGTGATCCACAGCGCCGCGAACTCCGAGATCGTCGATGCGCTCGAGGGGGTCATCGCCGACGAGGAACAGATCAGACTCGCGGGCCGAGACGTCTTCCGCTGTGAGGGCGGCGTGGTCGAGATCGATGTCGGCGCCACCTGCGCGAACTGGTCCACGGAATGGCCGGGATTGATCGATGCCCACGATCCCGATGTCGTGGTCCTCCTCGTCGAAGGCTGGGACGGTGACGATCTGGCGGAACTCGGCGCCGACGAACGGTCGACCGCCGCTCGTCTGCTCGGCGCGGGGTTCGACCTGCTGACGGCCAACGGTGCCTCGGTCGTCGTCACCGGGAGCGGTCAACCGTATGAAGTGGAGCTGCTGAGGGAGTTCACGCCGCTCTACCGGTCGTTCGTGGATCTCGGTGGTCGATCCGATGTCAACGTGGTCCAGGGTTCGATGCCGGACCCCGATGCGGTCAGCGAGGCGGAGTATCTCGATCGCTCCGCGCAGGCGATCATCGACCTCGGGGCTCTGTATCAGCGAGCGGACCGAGCCGACGCAACCCGCGTGATGGTGATCGGTGACTCCCAGGCCCGCTCGCTCGGATACGGGCTCGAACGCTGGGGCGCCAACCACGGGGTGTGGGTCTGGAATGCGGCGACCAACGGATGCGGATTGGCCGATGACGGCTACAAGTACGGGGGCGGCGAGGAGGAGCCGATTCGCGACGAATGTCTCGCCGCCAGAGCGAACCTCCCCGACCAGGTTCGCAGTTTCGATCCCGAAGTGGTCATCGTGCTCTCGAGCGTCTGGGATACCGGTGACCGCCGTCTCGACGGCTGGCCCGAACGCCGCTCGATCGGCGACCCGGAGTTCGACGACTACCTCACGCAGGAGTACATCGACGTGGTCGACACCGTGACCGAGACGGGCGCTCGTGTCGTGTGGATGCTCGCTCCCTGTCTCGATACCGGCGGCGCGAACGACCCGGGGGCGGTCGACACGGGGGGATTCGGAGACAACGCGCGCGAGGTGCTCGACGGCGAGATCCTCCCTGCGGTTGCCGCGGTCTATCCCGAGAAGGTCCGGCTGTACGACCTCGACGCGGTGCTCTGTCCGGGCGGCGATCCGCTGCGCGAGGCCGATGGCATCTCGCCGATCCGCGCCGACGGCGTCCACTTCAACGTCGAGGGCAGTGGGTGGTTCGCCGAGACCTATGGTGCCGATGTGCTCGAACTCGAAGGGCTGGATGGGTGA
- a CDS encoding phytanoyl-CoA dioxygenase family protein, whose product MGDRNAHIMSRIDALTDDGRFDEAISVLREAVSSRRDVELEAALLQIRHRAFAETEFPPGPDPWPRVASDRFGEGSLPEVAAGELTAEIVRAALLHHGALMVRGLVDHARASELRATIDAAFEAAARLRENPDAETSPSLVPFVPEERYPFGIYERAFANFGSGVLGVDSPAAMWEMTEALEAAGMRRVFEDYFGESAAFSVKKTTLRRTEPETVAGWHQDGAFLGTGTRALNVWTALTPCGIDAPSLDVFVQRFDHLVPTGGPEIYDWSVSDETAATYDTTKIVRPVFDTGDALLFDQMTLHRTGVDPAMTSTRYAIEMWFFAPSTYPLEQIPIVF is encoded by the coding sequence ATGGGAGATCGCAACGCACACATCATGTCGAGGATCGACGCGCTGACCGATGACGGTCGCTTCGACGAGGCGATCTCGGTGCTGCGCGAGGCCGTTTCTTCTCGACGCGATGTCGAACTCGAGGCGGCGCTCCTGCAGATCCGGCATCGAGCATTCGCCGAAACGGAGTTCCCGCCCGGACCGGATCCTTGGCCGAGGGTGGCCTCGGATCGATTCGGGGAGGGCAGCCTTCCCGAGGTGGCGGCCGGCGAGCTCACCGCCGAGATCGTCCGAGCGGCTCTCCTGCACCACGGCGCGCTGATGGTGCGCGGCCTGGTCGACCATGCGCGGGCGAGTGAGCTGCGCGCCACGATCGACGCCGCCTTCGAGGCAGCGGCTCGATTGCGGGAGAACCCCGATGCGGAGACGTCCCCCTCGCTCGTTCCCTTCGTTCCCGAGGAGCGCTACCCCTTCGGGATCTACGAGCGCGCGTTCGCGAACTTCGGCAGCGGGGTCCTCGGTGTCGATTCGCCCGCCGCCATGTGGGAGATGACGGAGGCGCTCGAGGCCGCAGGAATGCGGCGGGTGTTCGAGGACTACTTCGGCGAATCGGCTGCGTTCTCGGTCAAGAAGACGACCCTGCGGCGTACCGAGCCGGAGACGGTCGCGGGGTGGCACCAGGACGGTGCCTTCCTCGGGACCGGGACGCGCGCCCTCAACGTCTGGACCGCCCTGACCCCGTGCGGCATCGACGCGCCGAGCCTCGACGTGTTCGTGCAACGCTTCGACCATCTGGTTCCGACCGGCGGTCCGGAGATCTACGACTGGTCGGTGAGCGACGAAACGGCAGCGACCTACGACACGACGAAGATCGTCCGTCCGGTTTTCGACACCGGCGATGCACTGCTGTTCGACCAGATGACACTGCACCGTACGGGCGTCGACCCGGCGATGACGTCGACCCGCTATGCGATCGAGATGTGGTTCTTCGCGCCGTCGACCTACCCGCTGGAGCAGATCCCCATCGTCTTCTAG
- a CDS encoding amidohydrolase family protein: MHDLVIRNGRIIDGTGGPESTGDIAVDGETIVAVGDDVGAGRREIDADGRVVTPGFVDTHTHYDAQATWDPELTPSGWHGVTSVVMGNCGVGFAPVAPDRRDWLIELMEGVEDIPGAALTDGIEWGWETFPEYLDDLEHRSWVLDLGAQIPHGALRAYVMGSRAVDDATGDDITRMAELVQEALEVGALGFSTSRTPLHKSVDGELVPGTFATHEELLAIAEAVRRAGHGVFQTATHHADVPESFEWMRAVAKVTAQPVIFNLNQPDYAPDLWREDLRLLDEAQADGLNVLAQVSGRPVGILESWSATVNPFMLCPTWGLIGRLPEEERLAHLRRDDVRTALTTEVPAVWSDFITSVTRTWDKLYPFAGEADYEPDPASTCAALAAHDSRTPAEIAYDHLMTQNGRGLLYFPLFNYTNHNLDHLWELHQHPHTRMGLADAGAHCGTIADGGMPTFMLQFWARDRLRGDHMPLEWVVHRQTRQTAELYGLRDRGLITPGLRADLNVIDIDALGVELPHLVGDLPTGANRYVQKAHGYGATICRGVVTVVDDEFTGEHPGRLVRGPQHDPR; encoded by the coding sequence ATGCACGACCTCGTCATTCGCAACGGCCGGATCATCGACGGAACCGGGGGGCCCGAGTCCACCGGCGACATCGCCGTCGACGGTGAGACGATCGTGGCGGTCGGCGACGACGTCGGCGCCGGGCGTCGCGAGATCGACGCCGACGGTCGCGTCGTCACACCCGGCTTCGTCGACACCCACACCCACTACGACGCCCAGGCGACCTGGGACCCCGAGCTCACGCCGTCGGGCTGGCATGGAGTCACCTCGGTGGTCATGGGCAACTGTGGTGTGGGTTTCGCGCCGGTTGCGCCCGACCGTCGCGACTGGTTGATCGAACTCATGGAGGGCGTCGAGGACATCCCCGGCGCCGCACTCACCGACGGCATCGAGTGGGGCTGGGAGACCTTTCCCGAGTACCTCGACGATCTCGAGCACCGGTCGTGGGTCCTCGATCTCGGCGCCCAGATACCCCACGGGGCGCTGCGCGCCTACGTCATGGGTTCACGCGCCGTGGATGACGCGACCGGCGACGACATCACCCGGATGGCCGAACTCGTGCAGGAGGCGCTGGAGGTCGGCGCCCTCGGCTTCTCGACTTCGCGCACGCCGCTGCACAAGTCGGTCGACGGCGAGCTCGTCCCCGGGACGTTCGCCACCCACGAGGAACTCCTCGCCATCGCCGAAGCGGTGCGCCGCGCCGGCCACGGTGTCTTCCAGACCGCCACCCACCACGCCGATGTGCCGGAATCGTTCGAATGGATGCGCGCGGTCGCGAAGGTGACCGCGCAACCGGTGATCTTCAATCTCAACCAGCCCGACTACGCGCCCGACCTGTGGCGCGAGGACCTCCGGCTCCTCGACGAAGCCCAGGCCGATGGGCTGAACGTGCTCGCCCAGGTGTCGGGTCGCCCGGTCGGCATCCTCGAGTCTTGGTCGGCGACCGTGAACCCGTTCATGCTGTGCCCCACCTGGGGCCTGATCGGCCGACTTCCCGAAGAGGAGCGGCTCGCCCACCTCCGCCGCGACGACGTCCGGACGGCGTTGACGACGGAGGTCCCGGCCGTCTGGAGCGACTTCATCACTTCGGTCACCCGCACCTGGGACAAGCTCTACCCCTTCGCCGGCGAGGCCGACTACGAGCCCGACCCCGCGTCGACCTGTGCGGCCCTCGCCGCCCACGACAGCCGGACTCCCGCCGAGATCGCCTACGACCACCTGATGACGCAGAACGGTCGCGGCCTCCTGTACTTCCCTCTCTTCAACTACACGAACCACAACCTCGACCATCTGTGGGAGCTCCACCAGCATCCCCACACGCGAATGGGACTCGCCGACGCCGGCGCGCACTGCGGCACCATCGCCGACGGCGGCATGCCGACGTTCATGCTCCAGTTCTGGGCCCGCGACCGGCTCCGGGGCGACCACATGCCGCTCGAGTGGGTGGTGCACCGCCAGACCCGCCAGACGGCCGAGCTCTACGGTCTCCGCGACCGCGGGCTGATCACCCCCGGTCTGCGGGCCGACCTCAACGTCATCGACATCGACGCGCTCGGCGTCGAGCTGCCCCACCTCGTCGGCGACCTGCCGACCGGGGCCAACCGCTACGTCCAGAAGGCCCACGGTTACGGGGCCACGATCTGCCGGGGGGTCGTGACGGTCGTGGACGACGAGTTCACGGGCGAACACCCCGGCCGTCTCGTCCGGGGACCTCAGCACGATCCCCGCTAG
- a CDS encoding M20/M25/M40 family metallo-hydrolase has product MTDHLAERALALVAAPSETGHEHPAIDLIASWLEPVADHVDRWVTPMSELEVDPAYPGREVERDEVPVVAARVVGTRPGPTVVLTGHADVVPVGDRAKWTRDPAGELDGDVLYGRGSADMKGGVVAAIEAFTRVATGDRDFAGELCFIAVPGEEDGGTGTLAAIRRGWTGDYVIVPEPTSGADGPQVVVAHGGALTYTIEVDGRAAHAATRLLGESALDHFLTVYAAVERLERELNDAERNPAMTATGLPYPTTVGVVHGGVWASNVMEQITAELRVGVTIDESIQEAEARFERTLREAIAGDPWLDAHPPRIERTGAAFGSSSIDPDHPLVAALCDAAESETGSRPGTIGVPYGCDMALWRREAGAACAVYGPGDIANAHAVDERVSLDEIATAARVLEAAVRRLFRERPVPG; this is encoded by the coding sequence ATGACCGACCACCTCGCAGAACGGGCGCTCGCGTTGGTCGCCGCGCCTTCGGAGACGGGGCACGAGCATCCGGCGATCGACCTGATCGCGTCGTGGTTGGAGCCGGTGGCCGACCACGTCGACCGGTGGGTCACGCCGATGTCGGAACTCGAGGTCGATCCGGCGTATCCGGGCCGCGAGGTCGAGCGCGACGAGGTCCCGGTGGTGGCGGCCCGCGTCGTCGGCACCCGACCGGGGCCCACCGTGGTACTCACCGGACACGCCGACGTCGTGCCGGTTGGCGACAGGGCGAAGTGGACGCGCGATCCCGCCGGCGAACTCGACGGCGACGTGCTGTACGGGCGGGGCAGTGCCGACATGAAGGGAGGCGTCGTGGCCGCGATCGAGGCGTTCACCCGCGTCGCGACCGGCGACCGCGACTTCGCCGGCGAGCTGTGTTTCATCGCGGTGCCGGGCGAGGAGGACGGAGGGACCGGCACGCTCGCGGCGATCCGGCGAGGATGGACCGGCGACTACGTGATCGTGCCCGAGCCCACGTCGGGTGCCGACGGCCCGCAGGTCGTCGTGGCCCACGGTGGGGCGCTGACCTACACGATCGAGGTCGACGGACGCGCTGCGCACGCGGCGACCCGGCTCCTCGGCGAGTCGGCGCTCGACCACTTCCTCACCGTGTACGCGGCGGTCGAGCGCCTCGAGCGCGAGCTCAACGACGCCGAGCGCAATCCCGCGATGACGGCCACGGGCCTGCCGTACCCGACCACGGTCGGTGTCGTGCATGGGGGCGTGTGGGCCTCGAACGTGATGGAGCAGATCACCGCGGAGCTTCGGGTCGGTGTCACGATCGACGAGTCGATCCAGGAGGCCGAAGCACGGTTCGAGCGCACGCTGCGTGAGGCGATCGCCGGCGACCCGTGGCTCGACGCCCACCCGCCGCGCATCGAGCGAACCGGTGCCGCGTTCGGCTCGTCGTCGATCGATCCCGACCACCCGTTGGTGGCCGCACTGTGCGATGCAGCCGAGTCGGAGACGGGGTCCCGACCGGGCACGATCGGTGTGCCCTACGGATGCGACATGGCCCTGTGGCGACGTGAGGCCGGCGCCGCATGCGCGGTGTACGGCCCGGGCGACATCGCCAACGCCCACGCCGTCGACGAACGCGTGTCGCTCGACGAGATTGCAACGGCCGCCCGAGTGCTCGAAGCCGCAGTCCGCAGGCTGTTCCGAGAGCGACCGGTTCCGGGATGA